From the Pongo pygmaeus isolate AG05252 chromosome X, NHGRI_mPonPyg2-v2.0_pri, whole genome shotgun sequence genome, one window contains:
- the MSL3 gene encoding male-specific lethal 3 homolog isoform X3 encodes MEERTITIEIPEVLKKQLEDDCYYINRRKRLVKLPCQTNIITILESYVKHFAINAAFSANERPRHHHVMPHANMNVHYIPAEKNVDLCKEMVDGLRITFDYTLPLVLLYPYEQAQYKKVTSSKFFLPIKESATSTNRSQEELSPSPPLLNPSTPQSTESQPTTGEPATPKRRKAEPEALQSLRRSTRHSANCDRLSESSASPQPKRRQQDTSGSMPKLFLHLEKKTPVHSRSSSPIPLTPSKEGSAVFAGFEGRRTNEINEVLSWKLVPDNYPPGDQPPPPSYIYGAQHLLRLFVKLPEILGKMSFSEKNLKALLKHFDLFLRFLAEYHDDFFPESAYVAACEAHYSTKNPRAIY; translated from the exons TTAGTGAAACTTCCATGCCAGACCAACATCATAACgattttggaatcctatgtgaagcaTTTTGCTATCAATGCAGCCTTTTCAGCCAATGAGAGGCCTCGTCACCATCACGTTATGCCACATGCCAACATGAATGTGCATTATATCCCAGCAGAAAAGAA TGTTGACCTTTGTAAGGAGATGGTGGATGGATTAAGAATAACCTTTGATTACACTCTCCCGTTGGTTTTACTCTATCCGTATGAACAAGCTCAGTATAAAAAGGTGACTTCGTCTaagttttttcttccaattaagGAAAGTGCCACAAGCACTAACAG GAGCCAGGAGGAACTCTCTCCCAGCCCGCCTTTGTTGAATCCATCCACGCCACAGTCCACAGAGAGTCAGCCGACCACCGGTGAACCAGCCACCCCCAAAAGGCGCAAAGCTGAGCCAGAAGCATTGCAGTCGCTGAGGCGGTCCACGCGCCACAGTGCCAACTGTGACAGGCTTTCTGAGAGCAGCGCTTCACCTCAGCCCAAGCGCCGGCAGCAGGACACGTCCGGCAGCATGCCCAAGCTCTTCCTGCACCTGGAAAAGA AGACACCTGTGCATAGCAGATCATCTTCACCTATTCCTCTGACTCCTAGCAAGGAAGGGAGTGCTGTGTTTGCTGGCTTTGAAGGGAGAAGAACTAATGAAATAAACGAG GTCCTCTCCTGGAAGCTTGTGCCTGACAATTACCCGCCAGGTGACCAGCCGCCTCCACCCTCTTACATTTACGGGGCACAACATTTGCTGCGATTGTTTG TGAAACTTCCAGAAATCCTTGGTAAGATGTCCTTTTCTGAGAAGAATCTGAAGGCTTTATTGAAGCACTTTGATCTCTTTTTGAg gtttttagCAGAATACCATGATGACTTCTTCCCAGAGTCGGCTTACGTCGCTGCCTGTGAGGCACATTACAGCACCAAGAACCCCCGggcaatttattaa